A portion of the Ricinus communis isolate WT05 ecotype wild-type chromosome 10, ASM1957865v1, whole genome shotgun sequence genome contains these proteins:
- the LOC8284153 gene encoding non-specific lipid-transfer protein AP10, with protein MEKKVMMKMNMEAVLLLFLVSNTIQSVHGVTCTEAISTLDPCLPFLIGTEPAPTEPCCLGVERLSNEAYTKEIRREICECFKKYGPPLRVEPEKAKQLPGLCHVENPVPIDPSMDCSTVTKN; from the exons atggagaagaaGGTGATGATGAAAATGAATATGGAGGCAGTCCTTTTGCTATTTCTTGTAAGCAATACAATTCAGAGTGTGCATGGTGTCACATGCACAGAAGCCATATCAACATTGGACCCATGTCTTCCTTTCTTGATTGGGACTGAACCAGCACCTACTGAGCCTTGTTGTTTGGGCGTAGAAAGACTAAGCAATGAGGCTTACACCAAGGAAATTCGAAGGGAGATCTGTGAATGTTTCAAGAAATATGGTCCTCCATTACGTGTTGAACCTGAAAAGGCTAAGCAACTTCCTGGCCTATGCCATGTTGAAAACCCAGTGCCTATCGACCCATCTATGGACTGTAGCAC GGTTAcgaagaattaa